A region from the Arthrobacter roseus genome encodes:
- the dapF gene encoding diaminopimelate epimerase codes for MSTIPALPSGLPFAKGHGTGNDFILVSDPTGERDFTPEQVASLCHRHRGIGGDGLIVAVHSSTLPEGRAILQSCPDAQWFMDYRNADGSVSEMCGNGVRVFVHFLLAEGLLELDGAATVRIGTRAGLKTVSRSADGYAVDMGPWWFEFPDLAASRASDSLVDTVGLSVNRPALSVNMGNPHTVVALADAAELQAVALTAQPQVLPAPPNGTNVEYVVPAEPLVEHGVGRVAMRVYERGVGETLSCGTGACAAAVATRYWAGSGAPDAWWVEVPGGVLGVRFNPGPDGRERVELSGPAVIVARGVLN; via the coding sequence GTGAGCACTATTCCTGCTCTACCGAGTGGACTTCCATTCGCAAAAGGACACGGCACCGGGAACGATTTTATTCTCGTGTCAGATCCGACGGGGGAGAGGGACTTCACGCCCGAACAGGTGGCTTCACTGTGCCACAGGCATAGGGGAATTGGCGGCGATGGTCTGATCGTGGCAGTGCATTCTTCAACGCTGCCTGAGGGCCGGGCGATCCTGCAGAGTTGCCCGGATGCGCAGTGGTTCATGGACTACCGCAACGCAGACGGGTCAGTTTCGGAGATGTGCGGCAACGGGGTGCGGGTTTTCGTGCACTTCCTTCTAGCGGAGGGACTCCTCGAACTTGACGGTGCAGCAACGGTGAGGATCGGGACTCGGGCCGGCCTCAAGACGGTGTCGCGGAGCGCGGATGGCTACGCCGTGGACATGGGCCCGTGGTGGTTTGAGTTTCCTGACCTTGCTGCGTCACGGGCCTCGGATTCGTTGGTGGATACGGTAGGACTGAGCGTAAACCGGCCGGCACTTTCGGTGAACATGGGTAATCCACACACTGTGGTGGCACTTGCTGATGCTGCGGAGTTGCAGGCAGTTGCGCTCACTGCCCAGCCGCAGGTTCTTCCGGCCCCTCCAAACGGAACCAATGTTGAGTACGTGGTTCCCGCTGAACCGCTGGTGGAGCACGGAGTCGGGCGGGTGGCGATGCGGGTTTACGAACGAGGCGTGGGAGAGACCCTATCGTGTGGCACGGGCGCTTGCGCCGCTGCCGTGGCGACCAGGTATTGGGCGGGGTCCGGTGCCCCAGATGCGTGGTGGGTGGAGGTTCCGGGCGGTGTTCTCGGTGTACGATTCAACCCCGGACCAGACGGCCGCGAACGAGTGGAACTGTCGGGTCCCGCGGTCATCGTAGCCAGAGGCGTTCTGAACTAG
- a CDS encoding class I SAM-dependent methyltransferase, translating to MDSQHYFSEQPSGTAVRRPLEVVLNGKERQLQTTSGIFSPGGVDKGTAVLLSEVPDPPLRGNLLDIGCGWGPLALTMALKSPEALITAVDVNGRSVALTTDNARALGLDNVLACKPEDVDSKTMFNTIWSNPPIRVGKEELHSLLTRWLPRLAPDGTAWLVVQKNLGADSLQRWLADELGHNWSVIRFRTAKSFRILKVTRTSAPA from the coding sequence ATGGACTCCCAACACTATTTCAGCGAACAGCCCAGTGGAACGGCGGTCCGTCGCCCGCTGGAAGTTGTGCTGAACGGCAAGGAACGTCAGCTACAGACGACGTCGGGCATCTTCAGCCCCGGCGGCGTCGACAAAGGCACTGCAGTGCTGCTGTCCGAAGTACCCGATCCTCCGCTCCGGGGAAACCTGCTGGATATAGGCTGTGGATGGGGACCGCTGGCACTGACCATGGCCTTGAAGTCCCCAGAAGCGCTGATAACCGCAGTGGATGTGAACGGACGCAGCGTCGCTCTGACCACGGATAATGCCCGTGCACTCGGTCTCGACAACGTTCTCGCGTGTAAACCCGAAGACGTTGATTCTAAGACGATGTTCAATACCATCTGGTCTAATCCTCCCATCCGTGTCGGTAAGGAGGAACTGCACTCACTGCTCACGAGATGGCTCCCACGGCTCGCCCCGGATGGAACGGCGTGGCTGGTTGTACAGAAGAACCTTGGAGCCGACTCTCTGCAACGCTGGCTCGCTGACGAACTCGGCCATAACTGGTCCGTGATCCGATTCCGCACCGCCAAATCGTTCCGGATCCTGAAAGTCACACGTACTTCAGCGCCAGCATAA
- the miaA gene encoding tRNA (adenosine(37)-N6)-dimethylallyltransferase MiaA, with translation MDNLPVVAVVGPTGTGKSELALNLAHEIGGEVINADAMQFYRGMDIGTAKLGEREREGVPHHLLDILEIHEEASVSHFQAQSRACMDEVRSRGHYPILVGGSGLYVRAALDILEFPGTDPSIRRELEADMEETGLETMRSRLESVDPESAASLGDARRVIRALEVHALTGRTFTSFMPQREYVQPAVQIGLRAEPAELGPKLSERVYRMERQGLLEEVRRLEPLGLRWGKTASRALGYAQFLRVLDDDMRIEDAVDETAVATRKLARKQRTWFRGDNRIQWLSWQEPGLAELAATIVREYTAGER, from the coding sequence GTGGATAACCTTCCGGTCGTAGCCGTCGTTGGACCGACCGGGACTGGAAAATCGGAACTCGCCTTGAACCTTGCCCATGAGATTGGTGGGGAGGTGATCAATGCCGACGCCATGCAATTTTATCGCGGCATGGATATCGGCACCGCCAAACTCGGCGAGCGTGAGCGCGAGGGTGTCCCACATCACCTGCTGGACATTCTCGAGATCCATGAGGAGGCTAGCGTTTCGCACTTTCAGGCGCAGTCCCGCGCGTGCATGGATGAGGTTCGAAGCCGCGGACACTATCCCATCCTTGTGGGCGGATCGGGGCTTTACGTTCGGGCAGCCCTGGATATCCTGGAATTTCCAGGAACAGATCCGTCTATTCGCCGGGAGCTCGAGGCGGATATGGAGGAAACTGGTCTCGAGACGATGAGGTCTAGGCTCGAGTCGGTGGATCCTGAGTCTGCGGCCAGTCTCGGCGATGCCCGCCGTGTTATTCGTGCGCTTGAAGTACATGCTTTGACGGGCAGAACATTCACGTCGTTCATGCCACAACGCGAGTATGTGCAACCTGCGGTTCAGATCGGGCTTCGAGCCGAGCCCGCGGAGCTCGGGCCGAAGCTGAGTGAGCGCGTGTACCGCATGGAGCGTCAGGGGCTTCTAGAAGAAGTCCGACGTTTGGAACCGTTGGGCTTGCGATGGGGCAAAACGGCTTCCCGTGCGCTCGGTTACGCGCAGTTCCTTCGCGTCTTGGACGACGACATGCGTATCGAGGACGCTGTTGACGAGACCGCTGTCGCCACACGTAAGCTTGCGCGAAAGCAACGGACCTGGTTCCGGGGGGATAATCGGATTCAATGGTTGTCCTGGCAAGAACCTGGGCTAGCGGAACTCGCTGCAACTATTGTGCGTGAGTACACCGCAGGAGAAAGGTGA
- the miaB gene encoding tRNA (N6-isopentenyl adenosine(37)-C2)-methylthiotransferase MiaB, producing MSFTIPVPEAAVAESGRTYQVRTFGCQMNVHDSERLAGLMEEAGYSPAGDDQADVVVLNTCAVRENADNKLYGNLGMLASVKEQRPGMQIAVGGCLAQKDRETILRKAPWVDAVFGTHNIGSLPALLERARHNNEAQLEILESLDVFPSTLPTKRDAVYSGWVSISVGCNNTCTFCIVPSLRGKERDRRPGEILAEIKALVEDGAIEVTLLGQNVNSYGVEFGDRHAFGKLLRACGDIEGLERVRFTSPHPAAFTDDVIEAMAETPNVMPQLHMPLQSGSDKVLKDMRRSYRSKKFLGILDRVRERMPEAAISTDIIVGFPGETEEDFQATLDVVEKSRFATAFTFQYSSRPGTPAADMPEQVPKVVVQERFERLTALQDRIAAEENAVQVGRVVEVMVTAQSGRKSAETGRLSGRSRDQRLVHFSVPEGQLDPRPGDLVSLKITAAASFHLVADPRSGQDYSVRRSRAGDAWDRAQADSCGVPAPGTASRQGVSLGMPSLPSHRG from the coding sequence GTGAGTTTTACCATCCCTGTTCCTGAAGCCGCCGTAGCCGAGTCCGGCCGTACCTATCAGGTGCGCACTTTCGGCTGCCAGATGAATGTCCATGATTCCGAGCGTTTAGCCGGTTTGATGGAGGAGGCTGGTTACTCGCCGGCGGGGGATGACCAAGCGGACGTCGTCGTACTCAATACGTGCGCCGTTCGGGAGAATGCGGACAACAAGCTCTACGGCAATCTCGGTATGTTGGCATCCGTAAAAGAGCAGCGCCCCGGGATGCAGATCGCAGTGGGTGGTTGTCTCGCGCAGAAGGACAGAGAAACCATTCTCCGGAAGGCACCCTGGGTGGATGCTGTTTTCGGTACGCACAACATCGGCTCGCTGCCCGCACTGCTGGAACGTGCGCGCCACAACAACGAAGCGCAACTGGAAATTCTGGAATCCTTGGACGTCTTTCCGTCCACACTGCCCACTAAGCGGGACGCCGTGTATTCGGGTTGGGTGTCCATCTCTGTGGGGTGCAACAACACCTGTACGTTCTGCATTGTTCCGTCGCTACGAGGAAAAGAACGTGACCGTCGTCCCGGAGAGATTCTGGCCGAGATAAAGGCACTGGTGGAGGATGGCGCCATCGAGGTCACTCTTCTGGGCCAAAACGTAAATTCTTATGGTGTCGAGTTCGGGGACCGGCATGCCTTTGGCAAGTTGCTCAGGGCCTGCGGGGACATCGAAGGGCTGGAACGTGTGCGTTTCACGAGTCCTCACCCAGCGGCCTTCACGGATGACGTCATTGAGGCCATGGCGGAAACGCCCAACGTTATGCCACAGCTTCATATGCCGCTCCAGTCAGGATCGGACAAAGTGCTCAAGGACATGCGTCGTTCGTATCGCTCCAAAAAGTTCCTTGGCATACTGGACAGGGTTCGTGAGCGGATGCCGGAAGCGGCTATCTCCACGGATATTATTGTGGGGTTCCCCGGTGAGACGGAGGAGGACTTTCAGGCGACGCTAGACGTCGTCGAAAAGTCACGCTTCGCGACAGCTTTCACATTCCAGTATTCGTCACGACCGGGTACTCCCGCGGCGGATATGCCGGAGCAGGTGCCGAAAGTCGTGGTGCAGGAGCGGTTTGAAAGGCTGACCGCCCTTCAGGATCGTATTGCAGCGGAGGAGAATGCCGTCCAGGTTGGACGCGTGGTGGAAGTCATGGTGACGGCCCAGTCAGGTCGCAAGTCCGCTGAAACTGGAAGGCTATCCGGCCGTTCAAGGGACCAGCGGCTGGTCCACTTCTCCGTGCCGGAGGGTCAGCTTGATCCGCGTCCGGGAGATCTGGTGAGCCTAAAAATTACAGCGGCGGCGTCCTTCCACTTGGTCGCGGATCCACGGTCGGGCCAGGATTACAGCGTCAGGCGCTCTCGTGCGGGCGACGCATGGGACCGTGCGCAAGCGGATTCCTGTGGTGTGCCTGCCCCCGGTACAGCTTCGCGTCAAGGCGTGTCGCTGGGAATGCCCTCGCTGCCCTCACACCGTGGATAA
- the hflX gene encoding GTPase HflX, with the protein MTSDHDHSTPSPETPGPDEMQAVIDRVLGRETSGADNAVHAEVAARRDEDFDYDGDQQALEERHALRRVGSLSTELEDVTEVEYRQLRLERVVLAGLWTDGTAADAENSLDELAALAETAGSEVLDRVLQRRLKPDPGTFLGSGKAQELKDIVRACGADTVIVDSELAPSQRRSLEDIVKVKVVDRTALILDIFAQHAKSREGKAQVELAQLEYLLPRLRGWGESMSRQAGGQVGGAGAGMGSRGPGETKIELDRRKIRTRMAKLRREIVAMKPARETKRSNRHRHAVPSVAIAGYTNAGKSSLLNRLTNAGVLVENALFATLDPTVRKTETPDGLGYTLVDTVGFVRSLPTQLVEAFRSTLEEVADADLILHVVDVSHPDPEGQISAVRAVLSEVDARRIPEIIVLNKADTADPYTIDRVRSAESQTIVVSARTGEGIAELAAVIGASIPRPSIRLQLFVPYDRGDVVSRLHSADVEIVTIEHEDSGTRLDVMVKEPLAAELEPFRAHA; encoded by the coding sequence ATGACCAGCGACCACGATCATTCCACCCCGAGCCCGGAGACTCCGGGCCCCGATGAAATGCAGGCGGTCATCGACCGCGTGCTTGGCAGAGAGACTTCAGGTGCCGACAATGCGGTGCATGCGGAAGTGGCTGCTCGTCGGGATGAAGATTTTGACTACGACGGCGATCAGCAAGCTCTCGAAGAACGTCACGCGTTGCGTCGTGTGGGTAGCCTCTCCACGGAACTGGAAGACGTCACAGAGGTCGAATACCGGCAGCTCCGTTTGGAGCGAGTGGTATTGGCAGGACTGTGGACTGACGGAACCGCGGCGGATGCCGAGAACTCGTTGGACGAGCTGGCTGCATTGGCCGAAACAGCTGGGTCAGAGGTCTTGGACAGGGTGCTGCAGCGACGGTTGAAGCCGGATCCTGGAACGTTCCTCGGTTCAGGAAAGGCCCAAGAGCTGAAAGACATTGTGCGAGCTTGCGGCGCTGACACTGTCATTGTGGACAGTGAACTGGCGCCCTCGCAACGGCGGTCCCTTGAGGACATCGTCAAAGTCAAAGTAGTTGACCGGACAGCGCTGATTCTTGATATCTTTGCGCAGCACGCCAAGAGTCGCGAGGGCAAAGCACAGGTTGAGCTTGCTCAACTGGAATATCTTCTGCCGCGGTTGCGCGGTTGGGGAGAGTCGATGTCCCGTCAGGCGGGTGGACAGGTAGGCGGAGCTGGCGCGGGTATGGGGTCCAGGGGCCCTGGCGAGACCAAGATCGAACTTGATCGTCGGAAAATCCGCACCCGGATGGCTAAGCTGCGGAGGGAAATCGTGGCGATGAAGCCTGCCCGCGAAACGAAACGCTCTAACAGGCACCGCCACGCGGTACCTTCTGTCGCCATCGCCGGATACACCAATGCCGGCAAGTCCTCCCTGTTGAACCGGCTCACGAATGCTGGCGTTCTTGTGGAGAACGCGTTGTTCGCGACACTGGACCCAACGGTCCGCAAGACAGAAACACCTGATGGCCTCGGCTACACGCTCGTCGATACGGTCGGATTCGTCAGGTCATTGCCAACGCAGTTGGTTGAAGCCTTCCGATCGACTTTGGAGGAAGTTGCGGACGCGGACTTGATCCTGCATGTCGTGGACGTTTCGCATCCGGATCCTGAAGGACAGATCTCGGCAGTGCGCGCGGTTCTTTCCGAAGTAGACGCACGTCGGATCCCCGAAATCATTGTCCTGAACAAAGCCGATACTGCAGATCCTTACACCATTGACAGGGTTCGCAGCGCGGAGTCGCAGACCATTGTCGTCTCGGCTCGCACGGGAGAGGGCATAGCGGAACTTGCCGCCGTTATCGGTGCATCGATTCCCCGTCCATCGATTCGGCTCCAACTCTTTGTGCCCTATGATCGCGGGGACGTCGTCAGCAGATTGCATTCCGCCGATGTCGAAATAGTAACCATCGAACACGAGGATTCGGGCACGAGGCTGGACGTGATGGTGAAAGAACCACTAGCAGCAGAGCTGGAGCCATTCCGAGCCCATGCCTGA
- the hisB gene encoding imidazoleglycerol-phosphate dehydratase HisB, whose translation MNTQVSGRRTASLARSTSESSVVVTVDLDGTGRSDIDTSVPFFDHMLTALSKHSLIDLTVKAKGDTHIDVHHTVEDVAITLGDALKAALGDKTGIRRFGDAAVPLDEALATAVVDISGRPYLVHEGEPAGQEYHLIGGHFTGALTRHVFESITLHAHICLHMRVLSGRDPHHIVEAQFKAFARALRTAVEKDPRVNGIPSTKGAL comes from the coding sequence ATGAACACGCAGGTAAGCGGTAGGCGCACAGCATCGCTCGCGCGCTCCACCAGTGAATCGTCGGTGGTCGTCACCGTTGATCTTGACGGGACGGGACGCTCGGACATCGATACGTCGGTACCGTTCTTCGACCATATGCTCACAGCTTTGTCCAAGCATTCGCTGATCGACCTCACGGTCAAGGCGAAGGGGGACACCCATATAGATGTGCACCACACGGTGGAGGACGTGGCCATCACGCTCGGAGACGCATTGAAGGCCGCGCTTGGAGACAAAACTGGAATACGACGTTTTGGAGACGCTGCGGTTCCGCTTGATGAGGCGCTGGCGACGGCGGTTGTCGACATCTCGGGCCGTCCGTATCTGGTTCACGAGGGCGAGCCTGCCGGTCAGGAATACCACCTCATAGGTGGACACTTCACAGGCGCGCTTACCCGCCACGTCTTTGAGTCGATTACGCTCCACGCGCATATCTGTCTGCATATGCGTGTGCTGAGCGGGAGAGACCCACATCACATCGTCGAGGCTCAGTTCAAGGCGTTTGCCCGCGCGTTGCGCACTGCCGTGGAGAAGGACCCACGGGTTAACGGCATTCCATCAACAAAAGGTGCGTTGTGA
- a CDS encoding peptidoglycan-binding protein, with protein sequence MSTNSSILGTASIFPADAGTRLSLTRRGRLVFIGLPLMVLAASLLTFVGFFTAPAMASGFDNLNPTDTVSVSVPSGGSLWNLALEYSPDRDPRDVVFEIVELNDLGTSTVQAGQQIFVPVSR encoded by the coding sequence ATGTCGACCAATTCGTCGATCTTGGGAACCGCATCGATTTTTCCTGCAGACGCAGGTACACGTTTGTCCCTGACTCGGAGGGGTCGCTTGGTCTTCATCGGACTTCCGTTGATGGTTTTGGCGGCCTCTCTCTTGACGTTTGTAGGGTTCTTTACAGCCCCTGCCATGGCTTCAGGGTTCGACAACCTCAACCCCACGGATACCGTGAGCGTCAGCGTGCCCAGCGGTGGAAGCCTGTGGAACTTGGCTCTCGAGTATTCTCCGGACCGTGATCCCCGGGATGTTGTTTTTGAGATCGTTGAGTTGAACGATCTTGGCACGTCAACGGTGCAAGCCGGGCAGCAGATCTTCGTGCCAGTTTCCCGGTAG
- a CDS encoding histidinol-phosphate transaminase — protein sequence MSEKLDRLDKLPLRRDLVGLEPYGAPQIDAEVLLNVNENTHGVPLEVREAIAEAVQEAIQGLNRYPDREFTTLRTLLAGYLGHSLTPNHIWAANGSNEVLQQILQAFGGPGRTALGFPPTYSMYPLLASATNTEYVSGERSDHFSLTARDAAEQVAVLAPNVVFLCSPNNPTGTALGLDVVEAVYSAGESSRAIVIVDEAYAEFAKEGTPSALSLLPGRERLIVSRTMSKAFALAGARVGYLAASPEVTDALRLVRLPYHLSAITQATANAALQHPAILLANVEDIKCQRDRIVEGLRDLGLRPEESDSNFVFFGGVRNTSRVWQGLLAAGILIRDVGIPGYLRVTAGTAEETERFLTELGRLVQDESYLKS from the coding sequence GTGAGTGAAAAGTTGGATCGACTGGATAAGTTGCCACTGCGGCGGGACTTGGTGGGGTTAGAGCCGTACGGAGCGCCCCAGATAGACGCGGAGGTGCTCCTCAACGTCAATGAAAATACACACGGTGTGCCGCTGGAAGTGCGAGAAGCCATCGCGGAGGCAGTTCAGGAAGCTATCCAGGGTTTGAACCGGTACCCGGATCGCGAATTTACAACTTTACGCACATTATTGGCCGGGTATCTCGGCCACTCATTGACCCCCAACCATATCTGGGCGGCCAATGGATCCAATGAGGTACTGCAGCAGATCCTCCAGGCCTTCGGTGGCCCCGGCCGCACAGCCCTCGGGTTTCCGCCAACATATTCGATGTACCCGTTGCTGGCGAGTGCAACCAACACCGAGTATGTCAGTGGCGAGCGCAGTGATCACTTCAGTCTCACCGCAAGGGACGCCGCGGAGCAGGTCGCAGTCCTCGCCCCAAACGTGGTGTTTTTGTGCTCACCCAATAACCCGACGGGAACTGCGTTGGGGCTAGATGTCGTTGAAGCGGTCTACTCTGCCGGTGAGAGCAGCCGGGCGATCGTCATAGTGGACGAGGCGTATGCGGAGTTTGCCAAGGAAGGCACCCCGAGTGCTCTGTCCTTGCTTCCCGGAAGAGAGCGACTAATCGTTAGTCGAACAATGAGCAAGGCGTTCGCCCTTGCGGGAGCCAGAGTGGGATACCTTGCTGCGTCTCCGGAGGTAACGGACGCGCTTCGGCTGGTGAGGTTGCCATATCACCTGTCGGCTATCACGCAGGCAACAGCCAATGCTGCTCTTCAGCACCCCGCGATACTTTTGGCCAACGTGGAGGACATCAAGTGCCAGAGAGATCGAATTGTCGAGGGACTGCGTGATCTCGGTCTCAGGCCAGAGGAGTCAGATTCCAACTTTGTTTTCTTCGGCGGCGTGAGGAACACCTCGCGGGTTTGGCAGGGCCTGCTGGCTGCGGGAATCCTGATTCGGGATGTTGGAATTCCGGGCTATCTCAGGGTGACGGCCGGAACCGCGGAGGAGACGGAGCGGTTTCTCACTGAACTGGGGAGGCTGGTTCAGGACGAGTCATACTTGAAGTCGTGA
- a CDS encoding ATP-dependent DNA helicase — protein MPESSEAEALKLLDTAVSGMGGQHRTGQQEMTRQVAQAIESGRHLLVQAGTGTGKSVAYLIPLIVHAQNSDKPALVSTATLALQSQIVGRDLPRLLKTLEPELDREIAVALLKGRGNYVCKYKTDGGFPEENDQESLFLMGEDAAVTHPSPSDGPGTDLGREVARLREWAAETETGDRDELRPGVSNKAWHQVSVTAMECLGAQKCPVAQECFSERARADAAVADIVITNHAMLAISAFEGLAVLPEYDVVVIDEAHELQDRVTGAVTGQLSSNLISAAASSMRKHTNTSVEALSTAARHFEESMAELSSGLMHAGLNEEQEQAISQVRDACRVGLSDSKQDAGSPADGGRQTARSRVTAILELCERLINAQNAGEVLWASRASTFSPGIGYSQPDESQPASLHVAPLSVAGRLRSGLFEDHTVILTSATLAVGAEFGPVAGGLGLAGPNVPSWTGTDVGSPFNYPKQGVLYVAGHLPKPDRNGVQAQLVELELLLKASRGGALGLFSSRRAAEEAADTLRSKVDFPILCQGESTMAALIEQFGAEPDTCLFGTMSLWQGVDVPGDSCRLVTIDRIPFPRPDDPLTTARTRAVAKIGGNGFMTVSAAQAAVKLAQGAGRLIRSSNDRGVVAILDSRLATAGYGGFLRASLPPFWATSDQDIVIGVLKRLAARDET, from the coding sequence ATGCCTGAGAGTAGCGAAGCTGAAGCGCTGAAGCTGCTCGACACAGCAGTATCCGGTATGGGTGGGCAACACCGAACTGGTCAGCAGGAAATGACGCGCCAGGTAGCGCAAGCCATTGAGTCGGGTAGGCACCTGCTGGTACAGGCTGGTACGGGCACTGGGAAGTCCGTGGCGTATCTGATACCGCTAATTGTTCACGCGCAGAACAGTGACAAACCGGCGCTGGTGTCCACAGCGACGCTTGCGCTTCAGTCACAAATCGTGGGGCGGGATCTGCCTCGGCTGCTGAAAACACTGGAACCGGAGCTGGATCGCGAAATAGCCGTCGCCCTTCTGAAGGGCCGTGGAAATTACGTCTGCAAATACAAAACGGACGGCGGGTTTCCAGAGGAGAACGATCAGGAAAGCTTGTTTCTCATGGGGGAAGATGCCGCTGTCACGCATCCGTCGCCGTCGGATGGGCCCGGTACTGATTTGGGTCGTGAAGTAGCCAGGTTGCGTGAATGGGCGGCTGAAACTGAGACGGGAGATCGCGATGAGCTGAGGCCGGGAGTCAGCAACAAGGCCTGGCACCAGGTCTCCGTAACCGCCATGGAGTGCTTGGGTGCCCAGAAATGCCCTGTTGCTCAGGAGTGCTTCAGCGAACGCGCCAGAGCTGATGCAGCTGTGGCTGATATTGTGATCACCAACCACGCGATGCTTGCCATCAGTGCTTTCGAGGGGCTAGCAGTGCTTCCGGAGTACGACGTCGTGGTCATCGACGAAGCTCACGAGCTTCAGGACCGCGTAACCGGTGCTGTCACCGGTCAGCTCTCGTCGAACCTGATATCCGCGGCAGCATCGTCTATGCGCAAACACACCAACACGAGCGTTGAAGCGTTGTCGACCGCGGCCCGCCATTTCGAGGAATCGATGGCGGAACTGTCGTCTGGCTTGATGCACGCCGGCCTCAACGAGGAGCAGGAACAGGCGATCTCCCAGGTTCGGGATGCCTGTCGTGTGGGACTGTCCGATTCGAAGCAGGATGCAGGTTCACCGGCAGATGGTGGGAGACAAACCGCTCGCTCGCGAGTGACGGCCATCCTTGAATTGTGTGAGCGATTGATCAATGCGCAGAATGCCGGCGAGGTCTTGTGGGCCTCTCGAGCGAGCACCTTCTCACCTGGTATCGGGTATTCGCAACCGGATGAGAGTCAGCCCGCAAGTCTGCATGTTGCACCGCTATCGGTAGCTGGCCGTCTGCGGTCCGGACTTTTTGAGGATCACACGGTGATCCTCACTTCAGCCACCCTCGCCGTAGGAGCAGAATTCGGACCGGTCGCTGGCGGGCTGGGTCTTGCGGGGCCAAACGTCCCGTCCTGGACCGGGACAGACGTTGGTTCCCCGTTCAATTATCCAAAGCAGGGTGTTTTGTACGTTGCCGGGCACCTGCCTAAGCCCGACCGGAACGGTGTTCAGGCTCAACTCGTGGAACTGGAGCTGCTGCTAAAAGCTTCCAGAGGCGGGGCCTTAGGGCTATTTTCTTCGAGAAGGGCGGCCGAGGAGGCGGCGGACACGCTTCGGAGCAAAGTCGATTTCCCTATTCTGTGCCAGGGTGAATCGACCATGGCGGCTCTGATCGAGCAGTTCGGTGCCGAGCCGGATACGTGCCTGTTTGGGACGATGTCGCTATGGCAGGGCGTGGATGTCCCTGGTGACTCCTGCCGGCTTGTCACCATCGACAGAATTCCCTTTCCGCGGCCGGATGACCCCTTGACGACCGCGCGTACCAGGGCCGTCGCCAAAATCGGCGGAAATGGTTTCATGACCGTTTCTGCAGCGCAGGCAGCTGTGAAACTTGCTCAGGGTGCTGGCCGCCTGATTCGAAGCAGTAATGATCGTGGAGTCGTGGCGATCTTGGATTCGCGCTTGGCTACTGCTGGTTACGGCGGATTCCTACGTGCGTCGCTGCCGCCATTCTGGGCTACCTCGGACCAGGATATTGTTATAGGCGTCCTCAAGAGACTGGCCGCGAGAGACGAAACCTAG
- the lexA gene encoding transcriptional repressor LexA, with protein MTPADAYSESGTSHRPAAPRPLTVRQAKILETIRQSVSTYGYPPSMREIGDTVGLASLSSVTHQLGRLEKLGYIRRDPKRPRAMEILSAAPPESAASGGKNGTTPGPATITALPLPDSGPAMVPLVGRIAAGGPILADQAVEDVMPLPRQLVGHGELFMLKVVGDSMIDAAICDGDWVVIRRQSTADNGDIVAALLDDEATVKTFRQRDGHTWLLPQNTQYEPILGDHATVMGRVVSVMRSL; from the coding sequence ATGACACCCGCAGATGCCTACTCCGAATCAGGAACATCGCACCGTCCTGCCGCTCCCCGCCCTCTGACTGTTCGCCAAGCCAAGATTTTGGAAACTATCAGGCAGTCCGTATCAACGTACGGTTACCCGCCGTCCATGCGGGAGATTGGCGACACTGTGGGCCTGGCAAGCCTTTCAAGCGTCACCCACCAGCTCGGCCGCCTAGAAAAGCTTGGCTACATTCGGCGAGATCCGAAGCGACCCAGAGCCATGGAAATCCTCTCAGCCGCCCCCCCTGAGTCAGCTGCGTCCGGGGGGAAGAACGGGACTACGCCCGGCCCCGCAACGATCACTGCTCTACCGTTACCAGACTCAGGACCGGCCATGGTTCCGCTGGTGGGTCGTATCGCTGCCGGTGGTCCGATACTGGCCGATCAGGCAGTCGAAGACGTCATGCCCCTGCCCCGCCAGCTGGTGGGCCATGGAGAACTTTTCATGCTGAAAGTCGTCGGGGACTCCATGATAGACGCCGCGATCTGTGACGGAGACTGGGTAGTCATCCGCAGGCAGTCGACCGCTGATAATGGGGACATTGTCGCCGCTCTCCTGGACGATGAAGCGACCGTAAAAACTTTCCGCCAACGGGACGGCCATACATGGCTGTTACCGCAGAACACCCAGTACGAACCAATTCTCGGCGATCATGCCACAGTCATGGGCAGGGTCGTTTCGGTTATGCGTTCGCTATAG